The Alkalihalobacillus sp. LMS6 genomic interval GTCGCGTCCAATGATTCGAGTGCTGCCGCGCCTTTATTTACTGCCATAAAATAACCGTCCCCTTCGCTGCGCGTTTGTGCGCGTAATATATTCGGGCTAAAGCCGCGCCCGCGACGATACCCTAGCGATAGTCAACACGCCAAGATACCGTCGCCGGAACGCTTTTCCGACGTCTAGCTAGCAGTCTTTCTACGACCTAATTCCGTTTCAATTAAACGTTCAATGTTCGGCTCTGCGATATTCTTAGCCGCATTAAAGTCCGCGTTACTCTTGAATCCGCAAGCCACGCATTTAAACTGCGCCTGAGTTTCGCGATTCTCTTCCGCAATGTGTCCACAGCATGAACACCGCTGCGACGTATACCGCGGATTTATCTTTTTAACGGCGATTCCGCGCTCTTTCGCTTTATACTCGACGAACGTCTGTAGCTCGAAATAACTCCAATTCGCGAGGAACTTTTCGCGGTTATTAATACCGGACAAATCCTCGAATTGAATTGTGCCGCAGCCGTTCTTCTCAGCAATGTCTACGATATATTTCGAGTAAACGTGATTCTTCGTTCGACGAAAGTTATCGACCTTTCCGCGAAGCTTTTCGATCGGCTTAATACGCGTCTTTCTCCCGTGCCCTTTACGTCCGTCCCCGCAATATTTCGCTTGCTGTAATAAAGCGTTGCGGCGCGCTTCTACTCGGCGGCGAAACTCGCTAATCTCGTCACCTACGATGTCGTATCGGAGCCAGTCGTCGAAATTAAACGCCATGTAAGCTGCTTTGACTACGCCGAGGTCTACTCCCATAACGCGAAAAGGATCGAGGTTAGCTTCGGTCGCTTCGAATGAGTACGATAGTGAGGCGTACCACTTGTTCTTTTTGCGCAGGATCTTCGAGTCGCATAGGC includes:
- a CDS encoding RNA-guided endonuclease TnpB family protein, translated to MKVVKTMNFELLKPIKISWDDLGKTLRSVEYAVWKTKNISIQMNWDYQNIAYGYQQRFGEKLGFDKLGTGRKRDSDLYQQSIKEFSYVGTSALNVATREATSIFNKHFKGVLGGETSIPSFKREQPIPIRAQKTKLTKEGGLRTIKFPLLSKSGAKERNLPTSFEVEIRTKGGALAIFDRLVSGEYRLCDSKILRKKNKWYASLSYSFEATEANLDPFRVMGVDLGVVKAAYMAFNFDDWLRYDIVGDEISEFRRRVEARRNALLQQAKYCGDGRKGHGRKTRIKPIEKLRGKVDNFRRTKNHVYSKYIVDIAEKNGCGTIQFEDLSGINNREKFLANWSYFELQTFVEYKAKERGIAVKKINPRYTSQRCSCCGHIAEENRETQAQFKCVACGFKSNADFNAAKNIAEPNIERLIETELGRRKTAS